Proteins from a genomic interval of Bacteroidales bacterium:
- the queA gene encoding tRNA preQ1(34) S-adenosylmethionine ribosyltransferase-isomerase QueA — translation MKLSQFKFNLPDELIALEPSTYRDEARLMVVDRKAKTIEHKMFKDILKHFEDGDLMILNNSKVFPALLYGEKEKTGARIKVLLLRELNKETRLWDVIVDPARKIRIGNKLYFGDNDELVAEVIDNTTSRGRTIRFLFEMPYEQFKSIIYQYGNTPLPDLLQKKRDIKEEDEEWFQTVYAKNVGSVAAPFAGLHFSRELLKRLEIIGVDFAEVTLHTGLGNFRSIDVEDLTKHKTDSEEMVVDETVVQKVNRAKDEKRNICAVGTTSMKALETATTLSGKIKAYSGWTNKFIFPPYDFTVANRMITNFHMPMSPMLMMTAAFGGYDLIMEAYKIAIEEKYKFFAYGDAMFIK, via the coding sequence ATGAAATTATCTCAATTTAAATTTAATCTTCCCGACGAACTGATTGCTTTAGAACCTTCTACTTATAGAGATGAAGCAAGATTAATGGTCGTCGATAGGAAAGCAAAAACTATTGAACACAAAATGTTTAAGGATATCCTTAAACATTTTGAAGATGGAGATCTTATGATTTTAAATAACTCCAAGGTTTTTCCCGCCTTGCTCTACGGTGAAAAAGAAAAAACGGGAGCAAGAATAAAAGTTTTGCTGCTTAGAGAATTAAACAAAGAAACTCGCTTGTGGGATGTTATTGTTGACCCTGCTAGAAAAATTCGTATCGGAAATAAATTATATTTCGGAGATAATGATGAATTAGTTGCGGAAGTTATTGATAATACAACCTCACGAGGAAGAACAATTCGTTTCTTGTTCGAAATGCCTTATGAACAGTTTAAAAGTATTATATACCAATATGGAAATACTCCGTTACCCGATCTTTTGCAAAAGAAAAGGGATATTAAGGAAGAAGATGAAGAATGGTTTCAAACCGTTTATGCTAAAAATGTAGGCTCTGTTGCCGCTCCTTTTGCAGGATTGCATTTTTCGAGAGAACTTCTAAAGCGTTTGGAAATTATTGGAGTTGATTTTGCTGAGGTTACTTTACATACAGGTCTCGGTAATTTCAGAAGTATTGATGTGGAAGATCTTACAAAACATAAAACGGATTCTGAAGAAATGGTTGTTGATGAAACTGTTGTACAGAAAGTTAATAGAGCTAAAGATGAAAAAAGAAATATTTGTGCTGTAGGAACAACATCAATGAAAGCTTTAGAAACGGCAACAACGCTTTCGGGAAAAATAAAAGCATATAGCGGGTGGACTAATAAATTTATTTTTCCGCCGTATGATTTCACTGTTGCAAACAGAATGATTACCAATTTCCATATGCCGATGTCTCCAATGTTAATGATGACTGCTGCTTTTGGCGGCTATGACCTTATTATGGAGGCTTATAAAATAGCTATTGAAGAGAAATATAAATTTTTTGCATACGGAGATGCAATGTTTATTAAATAA
- the ahcY gene encoding adenosylhomocysteinase — translation MVDYKIKDINLADSGRKAIEMAEKEMPGLMALRKEYSTSKPLRGARIMGSLHMTIETAVLIETLKELGADLRWASCNIFSTQDHAAAAIAKAGIPVFAWKGETLEEYWKCTLEALSFPDGKGPNIIVDDGGDATLLIHWGYKLEEDKGKFAENNLNKEEKIIVSLLKETYKNNPTKWHDLVKEMKGVSEETTTGVHRLYKMFEEKTLLFPAINVNDSVTKSKFDNLYGCRESLADGIKRATDVMIAGKVVVVLGYGDVGKGCAKSMRSYGARVIITEIDPICALQASMEGFEVTTVEEAVKEGNIFVTATGNKDVITFETMSKMKDQAIVCNIGHFDNEIQVDALENASDVKRINIKPQVDKYTFADGHSIYLLAEGRLVNLGCATGHPSFVMSNSFTNQTLAQIELWTKPHELGVYRLPKILDEEVARLHIGQLGVKLTKLTKEQADYIGVPVNGPYKPEHYKY, via the coding sequence ATGGTAGATTATAAAATTAAAGATATAAATCTTGCGGATAGCGGCAGAAAAGCAATTGAAATGGCTGAAAAAGAAATGCCTGGATTGATGGCATTGAGAAAAGAATATTCAACTTCAAAACCATTGCGCGGCGCAAGAATAATGGGCTCGCTACACATGACAATTGAAACTGCAGTCTTAATTGAAACACTTAAAGAACTCGGAGCCGATTTAAGATGGGCGAGTTGTAATATTTTTTCGACGCAAGATCATGCTGCTGCAGCAATTGCAAAAGCCGGCATCCCTGTATTTGCTTGGAAAGGTGAAACTTTGGAAGAATATTGGAAATGTACATTAGAAGCATTATCTTTTCCTGATGGTAAAGGTCCGAACATTATCGTTGATGATGGCGGTGATGCTACACTATTAATACATTGGGGATATAAACTCGAAGAAGATAAAGGTAAGTTTGCAGAAAATAATCTTAATAAAGAAGAAAAAATTATTGTTTCTCTATTAAAAGAAACATATAAAAACAATCCGACGAAATGGCATGATTTAGTGAAAGAAATGAAGGGTGTTTCCGAAGAAACAACTACCGGCGTTCATAGATTATATAAAATGTTTGAAGAAAAAACCTTGCTTTTCCCGGCTATTAATGTTAATGATTCCGTTACAAAATCAAAGTTCGATAATTTGTATGGCTGCCGCGAATCCCTTGCGGATGGTATTAAAAGAGCTACGGATGTTATGATTGCGGGAAAAGTTGTAGTTGTTCTTGGCTATGGCGATGTAGGTAAAGGTTGCGCAAAATCTATGAGATCTTACGGTGCAAGAGTAATTATTACGGAAATAGATCCTATTTGTGCTTTACAAGCATCGATGGAAGGCTTTGAAGTTACTACTGTTGAAGAAGCGGTTAAAGAAGGAAATATATTTGTAACTGCTACGGGAAACAAAGATGTTATCACTTTCGAAACAATGTCTAAAATGAAAGATCAGGCTATTGTTTGTAATATTGGTCATTTTGACAACGAAATACAAGTTGACGCGTTGGAAAATGCTTCTGATGTTAAAAGAATCAATATTAAACCTCAAGTTGATAAATATACTTTTGCAGACGGACATTCAATATATTTGCTGGCTGAAGGCAGATTGGTAAATTTAGGTTGCGCTACCGGACATCCCTCTTTCGTTATGAGCAATTCATTTACAAATCAAACTTTGGCACAAATAGAATTATGGACGAAGCCTCATGAACTTGGTGTTTATCGTTTACCCAAAATTCTTGATGAAGAAGTTGCAAGATTACACATAGGGCAGCTTGGCGTTAAACTTACAAAACTAACCAAGGAGCAAGCAGATTATATTGGCGTTCCTGTTAACGGTCCATATAAACCTGAACATTATAAATATTAA
- a CDS encoding TonB-dependent receptor, producing the protein MLKRLLFSVGFSLAFSIGLFAQFGTLQGVIKDKTTNEPIPLANVVAQVSGLQKGGAATDFDGLFSIKPLEAGTYDVVVSAIGYHKFTMTNVRVIADRIEILRDIQLTPETVDIGVFEVVEYEVPLIQKDKTTVGGTMTSEEIDKMPEKSIAAVATTVGGVFSRDGEVGSIRGQRSEGTVYYIDGIRVTGSTSLPQSAYDQISVILGGVPAQYGDVTGGVVSITTKGPSRDFSMGVEYQTSGFGEKKGLDAYGYNRVGINLTGPLIKSKNPNDPSSILGYFLSAEATYQFDGARKMNGIWTATDEYLDYLLTNPLRVNDAGTGTWTNASFVTEDDLYFRKSTVNTPAINVAASGKIDIKTTQNMNLSIGGNYSYYNYRGYNYASSMFNHFNNSQNIGQTWRVYGRLYHKFNTGEDAVLQNVFYTLQFDYTRVTAVSQDATHKDNLFDYGYIGQYQRSRYKQYAENSTITVNVDGEDKTLSGVRVFTGYVDSLVTFNRGEANPYLANYMDQYYSLFTNSTGHYSNIDEIISGGGFLNGTGPSSIYSLFTAPGTLQSNYSETFNQQYGISFRLNADIKKHALQLGVQYEQRINSSYGVNAQNLWQYMRQYANTHISELDLENPILLYDGDVFLGQVDYNYIYNANAQYKIDKSLRSLLGLSVDGTEWIDTDSYDPINNTINYYDNSGNYITGNLNGDLSIDMFSADELLDNGLVTYRGYDAYGNRIKGTHSVDDFLTKKDDSEEYYTRPIGASRPNYLAFYLQDVFSFRDLIFNIGVRVDRYDANQSVLKDPYLLFDAYTVADLKANNTQFGIPDNMGDDYVVYVDNMNDVNEIMGYRYGNTWYDANGIYITDPETVLNAGNGISPYLKDPSNTSTIEGKMFTDYKPQWNVMPRISFSFPISDEALFFAHYDILTQRPTSYATLDISDYYYMPSKGSGTTPINNPNLKPETTIEYEIGFQQRLTQSSALIISAFYRELRDQIQIYRYTGAYPRTYYSFENLDFGTIKGLTVSYDLRRTKNIRIKASYTLQFANGTGSDPTATQSIVTSGQPNLRTLTPTNDDQRHRITLNVDYRFGEGKRYNGPKTVRTNKKGEEKTINWLQNTGVNIVFQGGTGTPFTKAKYSYSLVDGSRIIDGSINGSRMPAFFRCDLRLDRDFNITSKKDAKTQHYLNVYLQVLNVFNSANVLSVYSYTGNADSDGYLSDPQFQSLIQQQLNEASYRLLYSIRANDPSNYSGPRVIRLGVSYNF; encoded by the coding sequence ATGTTAAAAAGATTACTTTTTTCAGTAGGATTTTCACTTGCTTTTAGTATCGGGCTATTTGCTCAATTTGGTACTTTGCAAGGTGTTATCAAAGACAAAACAACAAACGAACCAATACCTTTAGCTAATGTTGTAGCCCAAGTTAGTGGTCTTCAAAAAGGCGGTGCTGCTACCGATTTTGACGGGTTATTTTCCATTAAACCTCTCGAAGCCGGTACTTATGATGTTGTTGTTTCTGCAATTGGCTATCATAAATTTACTATGACGAATGTTCGGGTTATTGCGGACAGAATTGAAATTCTTCGCGATATTCAACTTACACCGGAAACAGTAGATATCGGTGTCTTTGAAGTTGTTGAATATGAAGTTCCTCTTATCCAAAAGGATAAAACTACAGTGGGAGGAACAATGACTTCTGAGGAAATCGATAAAATGCCCGAAAAATCAATTGCTGCTGTTGCAACAACAGTTGGAGGGGTATTCTCTCGTGACGGTGAAGTTGGTAGTATTCGTGGTCAACGTTCGGAAGGTACGGTTTATTACATTGACGGTATTAGGGTTACAGGCTCTACTTCATTACCTCAATCTGCCTATGACCAAATTTCCGTTATTCTCGGTGGTGTTCCTGCACAGTATGGTGACGTAACTGGTGGTGTTGTTTCTATTACAACAAAAGGCCCAAGTCGTGACTTTAGTATGGGTGTTGAATATCAAACTTCGGGTTTTGGAGAAAAGAAAGGTTTGGATGCTTATGGATACAATAGAGTTGGGATCAACTTAACAGGTCCGCTAATCAAAAGTAAAAACCCAAATGATCCTTCCTCAATTTTAGGTTATTTTTTATCTGCTGAAGCAACATATCAGTTTGACGGTGCACGTAAAATGAATGGTATTTGGACTGCAACTGATGAATATCTTGATTATTTGTTGACTAACCCGTTAAGGGTTAATGATGCAGGTACAGGAACTTGGACTAATGCAAGTTTTGTTACCGAAGATGATCTTTATTTTAGAAAATCTACTGTAAATACACCTGCAATAAATGTTGCTGCTTCCGGAAAAATAGATATTAAAACAACTCAGAATATGAACTTATCTATCGGGGGTAATTATAGTTATTATAACTATAGAGGTTATAATTATGCTTCAAGTATGTTTAACCATTTTAATAACTCTCAAAATATAGGCCAAACCTGGCGTGTGTACGGTCGTTTATATCATAAATTTAATACGGGAGAAGATGCAGTTCTTCAAAACGTATTCTATACTTTACAATTCGATTATACACGAGTTACAGCTGTTTCTCAGGATGCAACACATAAAGACAATTTGTTTGATTACGGTTATATAGGCCAATACCAAAGAAGTAGATACAAACAATATGCTGAAAATTCAACTATAACAGTTAATGTTGATGGAGAAGACAAAACTTTATCAGGAGTAAGAGTTTTTACTGGTTATGTTGACTCTTTAGTTACATTTAATAGAGGTGAGGCAAATCCGTATTTAGCTAATTATATGGATCAATATTACAGTTTATTTACAAATTCTACAGGACATTATTCAAATATTGATGAAATTATATCTGGCGGAGGCTTCCTTAACGGAACAGGTCCATCATCTATTTACTCTTTATTTACTGCACCAGGTACACTTCAAAGCAATTATTCCGAAACATTTAATCAACAATATGGGATTTCTTTCAGATTAAATGCAGACATCAAAAAGCATGCTTTGCAATTAGGAGTTCAATATGAACAAAGAATAAACTCATCTTATGGTGTTAATGCTCAGAATTTATGGCAATATATGCGCCAGTATGCAAACACTCATATTTCAGAGTTAGACCTTGAAAATCCTATTTTATTATATGACGGTGACGTGTTTTTGGGACAAGTAGATTATAATTATATTTATAATGCAAATGCACAATATAAAATAGATAAAAGCTTAAGGAGTTTATTAGGTCTAAGTGTTGATGGTACTGAATGGATAGATACAGATTCTTATGACCCTATTAATAATACTATTAATTATTACGATAATAGCGGTAATTATATTACAGGAAACTTGAATGGTGATTTAAGCATTGATATGTTTTCTGCCGATGAACTTTTAGATAATGGACTGGTTACTTATCGCGGCTATGATGCATATGGCAATAGAATAAAAGGAACTCATTCTGTAGATGATTTTTTAACAAAAAAAGATGACTCTGAAGAATACTATACCAGACCGATTGGAGCTTCAAGACCTAATTACCTGGCATTTTATCTTCAAGATGTATTCTCTTTCAGAGACCTTATATTTAATATTGGTGTTCGTGTAGACAGATATGACGCTAACCAATCAGTATTAAAAGATCCGTATCTCCTTTTTGATGCATATACTGTAGCAGATTTAAAAGCAAATAATACTCAATTCGGAATTCCTGATAATATGGGAGATGATTATGTTGTATATGTTGATAACATGAATGATGTAAACGAAATAATGGGTTATCGTTACGGAAATACTTGGTATGATGCCAATGGTATTTATATTACCGACCCGGAAACGGTATTAAATGCGGGTAATGGTATTTCACCGTATTTAAAAGATCCGTCTAATACATCAACTATTGAAGGAAAAATGTTTACAGACTATAAACCACAATGGAATGTAATGCCTAGAATATCTTTCTCCTTCCCAATATCTGATGAGGCTCTTTTCTTTGCTCACTACGACATTCTAACACAAAGACCGACATCTTATGCAACTTTAGATATTTCTGACTATTATTATATGCCTAGTAAAGGTTCGGGTACTACACCAATTAATAACCCTAACTTAAAACCTGAAACTACAATAGAATATGAAATAGGTTTCCAACAAAGATTAACTCAATCTTCTGCTTTAATTATTTCGGCTTTCTATCGTGAATTGCGTGATCAAATACAAATATACCGTTATACGGGTGCTTATCCAAGAACATATTATTCTTTCGAAAATCTTGATTTTGGTACTATTAAAGGGTTAACGGTTTCTTATGACCTTAGAAGAACAAAAAATATCAGAATTAAAGCTTCTTATACCTTACAATTTGCTAATGGTACCGGTTCTGATCCAACAGCAACCCAATCTATTGTAACATCAGGTCAACCTAATTTACGTACTTTAACCCCAACTAACGATGACCAAAGACATAGAATTACATTAAATGTTGATTATCGTTTTGGCGAAGGAAAAAGATACAATGGTCCTAAAACGGTTAGAACTAATAAAAAAGGAGAAGAAAAAACTATTAATTGGTTACAAAATACAGGTGTGAATATCGTTTTCCAAGGTGGAACAGGTACTCCTTTTACAAAAGCTAAATATTCTTACTCTTTGGTTGACGGTAGCAGAATTATTGACGGTTCAATTAACGGTTCTCGTATGCCTGCTTTCTTTAGATGTGATTTGCGCCTCGATAGAGACTTTAACATCACTTCTAAAAAAGATGCTAAAACACAACATTATTTGAATGTTTATTTACAAGTATTAAATGTGTTTAATTCAGCTAATGTTCTCAGCGTATATTCATATACAGGTAATGCAGACAGTGATGGATATTTGAGTGATCCTCAATTCCAATCTCTTATACAACAACAATTAAACGAAGCATCTTATAGATTACTTTACTCAATTAGGGCTAATGATCCAAGTAACTATTCTGGTCCAAGAGTTATCAGATTAGGTGTAAGCTATAATTTTTAA
- a CDS encoding T9SS type A sorting domain-containing protein has product MKNILSLLLSIVLCFCLTFEAFAEKERGSGAKSSAQIKSNSAGCAPGAGYKMLQVNNVSCRINTGGDMWWNFETAMYEIPKGSNKTSMFAAGLWIGGVDDNEQLKLAAIRFRQGPRSLRFPGGNDYWPGPLSTDNKADISASMCLEYDKLFSMSRDMVNEFLSNCDPETGIYDPSIDPEYSIPADITNWPAHGDVTEPNFHSFYLAPFFDNDGDGVYNPLMGDYPYYDLNNDLCPTNYAGDPNYKPEVTMEERLGHGGLSNTNQIFNSVLVDQVIKGDETLWWVFNDKGNIHSETFGQPIGFEIRAQAFGFSSNDEINNMTFYSYEIINRSTYTLNETYFSQWVDTDLGYAKDDYVGCDVLRGLGYAYNGKDVDGSGQYNAYGSQPPAIGVDFFQGPYLDPDGYDNPGFYGDRLLGPSYNLTNTANANLNCNIVSQDGFLIDFTYGESSEHSGRFLVNSAAINGINFGNGIVDDERYGMRRFVYHNNADGYMGDPDMAIDYYNFLRGIWKDNTKMKYGGNAHSSSGAEDIETDFMFPGDSDPCLWGTKGIPPANVYWTEQTAGNQPEDRRFMQSAGPFTLKPGQVNYITVGIPWARATSGGPWASVELLRKVDDKCQALFDNCFAVTNGPNAPDLTIRELENSLVFYLTNRRTNDSGNNFGESYIEVDPYLATLPPYEEYDSTGNVISTIYMDSAYRFEGYIVYQLIDAEASIADIGDQSKIREVFQCDIKNSVTKLVNYDYDSYLDANVPTAKVNGSNEGITHSFVLTKDAFTEGTLVNHKSYYFTVVAYGYNEYMKYSDQADQWISGVCGIDGQKTPFLSGRKNIKTYEAIPHIPIGGVRANSTYGEQPAITRVQGRGNGGFVLMIEDSSIDEILSKDPIKYELDENNQLSVSTLFFPPSDYIDRISHLTNLGDEDYPIAYDLNYKKNYAPLAIKVIDPLNVIPGEFELRFEEMEYVVLNNVSGDTRGADTAGKWVNGWVLTDLKSGQSYRSDTTTVFQNEQLFFDFGLSIMLEQTYYSRPYDVGVFMDGTEQKKTRSILAPNNGLLFSEIVYADSLKKWLTGIQDFDESGPYNWIRSGESVDSGNPSDNDWNLSISGGTPSGTAYDPQGIYENVAGKWWAPYYLASHKDQHVVAPAYTPASKSTFNSTSLYSVDIVFTSDKSKWTRCPVVEMCPDKTLSEGNQDKYFVRKSLSVDKDGNKADPSKGSVFNDPESPNYISATGMGWFPGYAINVETGERLNMMFGEDSWLVGENGRDMKWNPTPNIVLNMYYPPEYYTNPPSSALLFGGKHYIYVFGANKKTRTGTGMEIFDSPAYDAGTWAHFNLSSTNFPTDRLNAVYGNVMWVGIPLISSQYYSEDQAYLDNQATVRIRINRPYERYFSGTNIIDTIMVPSKSNNYFYPTYRFSTGDIAAETDVQALKESELEIIRVVPNPYYGLSDYDANQLENNIKIINLPHTCTITIYNAGGQFIRQFTKSSEQTYQVWDLKNSKNIPIASGMYLIHVNAPGIGERTVKWFGQLRPVDLNTF; this is encoded by the coding sequence ATGAAAAATATATTAAGTTTATTATTATCAATTGTTTTGTGCTTTTGCCTGACTTTTGAGGCTTTTGCTGAGAAAGAGAGAGGATCCGGCGCAAAATCATCTGCTCAAATTAAATCTAATTCGGCGGGTTGTGCTCCTGGTGCCGGCTATAAAATGTTACAAGTTAATAATGTAAGTTGTCGTATAAATACAGGTGGTGATATGTGGTGGAATTTTGAAACTGCTATGTATGAAATCCCAAAAGGTTCTAATAAAACCAGTATGTTTGCTGCCGGGTTATGGATTGGTGGTGTTGATGACAATGAGCAATTAAAACTTGCTGCAATCCGATTCAGACAAGGACCGAGATCTCTTAGATTCCCTGGTGGTAATGACTATTGGCCGGGTCCGTTATCAACCGATAATAAAGCCGATATTAGTGCAAGTATGTGTTTGGAATATGATAAGTTATTCTCTATGTCACGTGACATGGTTAATGAATTTCTTTCTAACTGTGATCCCGAAACAGGAATTTATGATCCTTCTATTGATCCTGAATATTCTATTCCTGCCGATATTACAAATTGGCCGGCTCATGGAGATGTTACAGAACCAAATTTCCACAGTTTTTATTTGGCTCCATTTTTTGATAATGATGGAGATGGTGTTTATAATCCACTTATGGGAGATTATCCATATTACGATTTAAATAATGATTTATGTCCTACAAATTATGCAGGAGATCCGAATTATAAACCTGAAGTAACTATGGAAGAAAGATTAGGTCATGGAGGACTTTCTAATACTAATCAAATATTTAATAGTGTTCTTGTCGATCAAGTTATTAAAGGTGATGAAACTCTTTGGTGGGTGTTTAATGATAAGGGTAATATTCATAGCGAAACTTTCGGTCAACCTATCGGTTTCGAAATTAGAGCTCAAGCCTTTGGCTTTTCTTCTAATGACGAAATTAATAATATGACCTTCTATAGCTATGAGATTATTAACCGCTCAACTTATACATTAAATGAAACTTATTTCAGTCAATGGGTTGATACGGACTTAGGATATGCAAAAGATGACTATGTAGGTTGTGACGTACTAAGAGGTCTTGGTTATGCTTATAACGGAAAAGATGTTGATGGTTCCGGACAATATAATGCATACGGAAGTCAACCTCCCGCAATTGGTGTCGATTTTTTCCAAGGTCCTTATTTAGATCCCGATGGTTATGATAATCCGGGATTTTATGGAGACAGACTTTTAGGTCCTTCATATAATCTTACTAATACTGCAAACGCAAATTTAAATTGTAATATAGTTTCACAAGACGGTTTTCTTATAGATTTTACTTACGGAGAATCTTCCGAACATAGTGGTAGATTCTTGGTAAATTCTGCAGCTATTAATGGTATCAATTTCGGTAATGGTATCGTTGATGATGAACGTTATGGTATGCGCAGATTTGTTTACCATAATAATGCTGATGGTTATATGGGAGATCCGGATATGGCTATTGACTATTATAACTTCTTAAGAGGTATCTGGAAAGATAATACCAAAATGAAATATGGGGGTAATGCTCACTCTAGCTCTGGTGCAGAAGATATTGAAACAGATTTTATGTTTCCGGGAGACTCCGATCCTTGTTTATGGGGAACAAAAGGTATTCCTCCTGCTAATGTTTATTGGACAGAACAAACCGCTGGTAACCAACCTGAAGATAGAAGGTTTATGCAATCTGCAGGTCCTTTTACACTTAAACCGGGTCAGGTTAACTATATTACTGTCGGTATTCCTTGGGCAAGGGCTACATCGGGCGGTCCATGGGCTTCTGTTGAGTTGTTAAGAAAAGTTGATGATAAATGTCAAGCTTTATTTGATAATTGCTTCGCTGTTACTAATGGTCCTAATGCTCCTGATTTAACTATTCGCGAACTTGAAAACTCTCTTGTGTTCTATTTAACTAATAGGAGAACCAATGACTCAGGTAATAACTTTGGTGAAAGTTATATTGAAGTTGACCCGTATCTTGCTACACTTCCTCCTTATGAAGAATATGATTCGACAGGTAATGTTATTTCAACAATATATATGGATTCGGCTTATAGATTTGAAGGATATATAGTTTATCAACTAATAGATGCCGAAGCTTCTATTGCTGATATTGGAGATCAATCTAAAATTAGAGAAGTGTTCCAATGCGATATTAAGAATAGTGTAACTAAGCTTGTTAATTATGATTATGATTCTTACTTAGACGCTAATGTTCCTACGGCGAAAGTTAATGGTTCTAACGAAGGTATTACCCATTCTTTTGTTCTTACAAAAGATGCTTTTACTGAAGGTACATTAGTTAATCATAAAAGTTATTATTTTACTGTTGTTGCTTACGGTTACAATGAATATATGAAATATTCAGATCAAGCTGATCAATGGATAAGTGGAGTATGTGGTATAGACGGACAAAAGACTCCGTTCCTTTCGGGAAGAAAGAATATTAAAACTTATGAAGCCATACCTCATATACCTATTGGCGGTGTTAGAGCAAATTCAACCTATGGAGAACAACCGGCTATTACCCGTGTTCAAGGCCGTGGTAATGGAGGTTTTGTTCTTATGATTGAAGATAGCTCAATAGATGAAATTTTATCTAAAGATCCAATCAAGTATGAATTAGATGAAAATAATCAGCTATCTGTTTCTACATTATTTTTCCCGCCAAGTGATTACATTGATAGAATTTCTCATCTAACAAACTTAGGTGATGAAGATTATCCTATTGCTTATGACTTAAACTATAAGAAAAATTATGCTCCTCTCGCTATTAAAGTAATTGATCCGTTAAATGTTATTCCTGGAGAATTCGAATTAAGATTTGAAGAGATGGAATATGTTGTATTAAATAATGTTAGTGGAGACACAAGAGGCGCGGATACTGCCGGAAAATGGGTTAACGGTTGGGTATTAACAGACCTGAAATCGGGACAATCTTATAGATCAGACACAACTACAGTATTCCAGAACGAACAATTGTTTTTTGATTTCGGACTATCCATAATGTTAGAACAAACCTATTATTCCAGACCTTATGATGTAGGCGTATTTATGGACGGAACTGAGCAAAAGAAGACAAGATCAATATTGGCTCCAAACAATGGTTTATTATTCTCTGAAATTGTATATGCTGATAGTTTAAAAAAATGGTTAACAGGGATTCAAGACTTTGATGAAAGCGGTCCTTATAACTGGATTCGCTCCGGTGAAAGTGTTGATTCTGGAAATCCTTCTGATAATGACTGGAACTTGTCTATAAGTGGAGGTACACCAAGTGGTACGGCTTATGACCCTCAAGGTATTTATGAGAATGTTGCCGGTAAATGGTGGGCTCCTTATTATCTTGCTAGTCACAAAGACCAACATGTTGTTGCTCCAGCTTATACCCCTGCTTCTAAAAGCACTTTTAATAGCACATCTTTGTATAGTGTTGATATAGTATTCACTTCTGATAAATCAAAATGGACAAGATGTCCTGTTGTGGAAATGTGTCCTGATAAAACATTATCGGAAGGAAATCAAGATAAATATTTTGTAAGAAAATCTTTATCAGTTGATAAAGACGGTAATAAAGCTGACCCAAGTAAAGGAAGTGTTTTTAACGATCCTGAATCACCAAATTATATTAGTGCAACCGGTATGGGTTGGTTCCCTGGTTATGCTATTAATGTTGAAACAGGGGAAAGATTAAATATGATGTTTGGTGAAGATTCATGGTTGGTTGGTGAAAATGGTAGAGACATGAAGTGGAATCCAACTCCAAATATTGTTCTTAATATGTACTATCCGCCTGAATATTATACTAATCCGCCATCATCGGCATTGCTCTTTGGAGGAAAACATTATATCTATGTTTTTGGTGCTAACAAAAAAACCAGAACCGGTACAGGTATGGAAATATTTGATAGCCCTGCATATGATGCTGGTACCTGGGCTCACTTCAACTTGAGCAGTACAAATTTCCCAACAGATAGACTTAATGCTGTTTATGGAAACGTTATGTGGGTTGGTATTCCTCTAATTTCAAGTCAATATTACTCTGAAGATCAAGCATACCTTGATAATCAGGCTACTGTTAGAATTCGTATCAACAGACCTTATGAAAGATATTTTTCCGGAACTAATATAATAGACACTATTATGGTTCCAAGTAAATCAAATAATTATTTCTATCCTACTTATAGATTCTCTACAGGTGATATTGCAGCGGAAACAGATGTTCAAGCACTAAAAGAATCAGAACTTGAGATTATAAGAGTTGTTCCTAATCCATATTACGGTTTATCTGATTATGATGCTAACCAATTGGAAAATAATATTAAGATTATTAATCTACCGCATACTTGTACAATAACAATCTACAATGCCGGCGGTCAATTCATTCGCCAATTCACTAAATCTAGTGAACAAACATATCAAGTTTGGGATTTGAAAAACTCTAAAAACATTCCAATTGCAAGTGGTATGTATCTCATCCATGTTAATGCTCCGGGTATCGGAGAGAGAACTGTTAAATGGTTTGGTCAATTACGTCCTGTAGACTTAAATACCTTCTAA